The Actinocatenispora sera genome has a window encoding:
- a CDS encoding PspA/IM30 family protein — protein MANPFVKGWRYLMALFGAKIDEYADPKVQIQQAIEDAQHQHQALTQQAAAVIGNQRQLEMKLSRQMSQVEQFQGQAKQALVMADKARADGDETKAQQFEQTAQVLATQLVSAEQSMEDLKTLHDQSIAAAQQARKAVDDNAMMLKQKLAERTKLLSQLEQAKMQEQVANSLQSMSDLAAPGNTPSLDEVRDKIERRYANAMGRAELAQNSVEGRMLEVQKSSLDMAGNARLEQIRASMAGEQLTSAPAQKAVESGSTQAADAEQTAGVARLEQLRANMNKNGSQDASAG, from the coding sequence ATGGCGAACCCGTTCGTCAAGGGCTGGCGATACCTGATGGCGCTGTTCGGCGCCAAGATCGACGAGTACGCCGATCCGAAGGTGCAGATCCAGCAGGCGATCGAAGACGCGCAGCACCAGCACCAGGCGCTCACGCAGCAGGCTGCGGCGGTCATCGGCAACCAGCGGCAGCTGGAGATGAAGCTGTCCCGGCAGATGTCGCAGGTCGAGCAGTTCCAGGGGCAGGCCAAGCAGGCACTGGTGATGGCCGACAAGGCGCGCGCCGACGGCGACGAGACCAAGGCGCAGCAGTTCGAGCAGACCGCGCAGGTGCTCGCCACCCAGCTCGTCTCCGCCGAGCAGTCGATGGAAGACCTGAAGACGCTGCACGACCAGTCGATCGCGGCGGCCCAGCAGGCCCGCAAGGCGGTCGACGACAACGCGATGATGCTCAAGCAGAAGCTCGCCGAGCGCACCAAGCTGCTCAGTCAGCTCGAGCAGGCCAAGATGCAGGAGCAGGTGGCCAACTCGCTGCAGAGCATGTCCGACCTCGCCGCGCCGGGCAACACCCCGTCGCTGGACGAGGTGCGGGACAAGATCGAGCGCCGCTACGCCAACGCGATGGGCCGTGCCGAGCTCGCGCAGAACTCGGTCGAGGGCCGGATGCTCGAGGTGCAGAAGTCCAGCCTGGACATGGCCGGCAACGCTCGGCTGGAGCAGATCCGGGCCAGCATGGCCGGCGAGCAGCTGACCAGTGCACCCGCGCAGAAGGCGGTCGAGTCCGGTTCGACGCAGGCCGCCGACGCCGAGCAGACCGCCGGCGTGGCCCGGCTGGAGCAGCTGCGCGCCAACATGAACAAGAACGGCAGCCAGGACGCCTCGGCGGGCTGA
- a CDS encoding helix-turn-helix domain-containing protein, whose product MVLLRRVLGDTLRERRLDQRRTLRDVSTEAKVSLGYLSELERGQKEASSELLGSICEALGVQLSDVLREVSDTVALAEEMAGVLAPVGADQPGTADPAPAEPVPAGAVPAGAVPPGAVTNSVAMRGRPTLARSVGPAPRRPAREVVCAA is encoded by the coding sequence ATGGTCCTGCTGCGCAGGGTCCTGGGTGACACGCTGCGTGAACGGCGGTTGGACCAGCGCCGCACGCTTCGGGACGTGTCGACCGAGGCCAAGGTGAGCCTGGGTTACCTGTCCGAGCTGGAACGCGGTCAGAAAGAGGCCTCCAGCGAGCTGTTGGGCTCGATCTGCGAGGCACTCGGAGTGCAACTGTCCGACGTGCTGCGCGAGGTGAGCGACACGGTCGCGCTGGCCGAGGAGATGGCCGGGGTGCTTGCCCCGGTCGGTGCCGACCAGCCCGGAACGGCCGATCCGGCGCCCGCCGAGCCGGTCCCGGCGGGTGCGGTGCCCGCCGGTGCGGTGCCGCCGGGCGCGGTGACCAACTCGGTGGCGATGCGTGGGCGGCCCACGCTGGCTCGCTCGGTCGGTCCGGCGCCGCGGCGCCCGGCACGTGAAGTGGTGTGCGCGGCCTGA
- a CDS encoding CinA family protein, with protein sequence MTAPAEVVTELARRGETLATAESLTAGQLAGTVADVPGASAVLRGGLIVYAVDLKASLAGVDERLLAEHGPVHPEVARQLARGARERCGATWALATTGVAGPQPHGGQPAGTVYVGLAGPEVLLAERLALPGDRAAVRSGTVAAALDLLLRSLPAA encoded by the coding sequence GTGACCGCACCGGCGGAGGTGGTCACCGAGCTGGCCCGGCGAGGTGAGACGCTCGCCACGGCCGAGTCGCTGACCGCCGGCCAGCTCGCCGGTACGGTCGCCGACGTGCCGGGCGCCAGTGCGGTGCTGCGTGGCGGCCTGATCGTGTACGCGGTGGACCTGAAGGCGTCGCTCGCCGGCGTGGACGAGCGGCTGCTGGCCGAACACGGCCCGGTGCACCCCGAGGTGGCCCGGCAGCTCGCCCGCGGCGCTCGCGAGCGCTGCGGCGCCACCTGGGCGTTGGCGACCACCGGCGTGGCCGGGCCACAGCCGCACGGCGGGCAGCCGGCGGGCACCGTCTACGTCGGCCTGGCCGGCCCGGAGGTGCTGCTGGCCGAGCGGCTCGCCCTGCCTGGTGATCGGGCCGCCGTGCGTTCCGGGACCGTCGCCGCCGCGCTGGATCTGCTGCTGCGGTCGCTGCCGGCAGCGTGA
- the pgsA gene encoding CDP-diacylglycerol--glycerol-3-phosphate 3-phosphatidyltransferase: protein MTEAASSAPGRAVPPARREPPPPTAPLVNPANALTALRLVLVPVFVWISVSSGLIAADWRILACVVFCVASVTDFADGWLARARNLVTPFGKVADPIADKALTGTALLVLSVYAGLPWWMTGLILFREAGVTLLRFWVLRHGVIAASRGGKLKTVLQILGIAWYLAPWPDPVSAVGFWIMLAALLVTVGTGIDYLFRALALRRGAADRS from the coding sequence GTGACTGAGGCCGCATCGAGCGCGCCCGGCCGGGCCGTACCACCGGCCCGGCGGGAGCCGCCGCCACCCACCGCACCGCTGGTGAACCCGGCCAACGCGCTGACCGCGCTGCGGCTGGTGCTCGTGCCGGTGTTCGTATGGATCTCGGTCTCCTCCGGCCTGATCGCCGCCGACTGGCGGATCCTCGCCTGCGTGGTGTTCTGCGTCGCCTCGGTGACCGACTTCGCGGACGGCTGGCTGGCCCGCGCGCGCAATCTCGTCACCCCGTTCGGCAAGGTCGCCGACCCGATCGCGGACAAGGCACTGACCGGTACCGCGCTGCTGGTGCTGTCGGTGTACGCGGGGCTGCCGTGGTGGATGACCGGGCTGATCCTGTTCCGGGAGGCCGGGGTCACCCTCCTGCGGTTCTGGGTGCTGCGGCACGGCGTGATCGCAGCCAGCCGGGGCGGCAAGCTCAAGACGGTACTGCAGATCCTCGGTATCGCCTGGTATCTCGCCCCGTGGCCCGATCCGGTGTCGGCCGTCGGCTTCTGGATCATGCTGGCCGCGCTGCTGGTCACCGTCGGCACCGGCATCGACTACCTGTTCCGCGCGCTCGCGCTACGTCGCGGCGCCGCCGACCGGTCGTGA
- the rimO gene encoding 30S ribosomal protein S12 methylthiotransferase RimO, which yields MLTLGCARNEVDSEELAARLAADGWQVTGDSADADVVLVNTCGFIEQAKQDSIETLLDAGENGAKVVAAGCMAERYGKQLADSLPEADAVLGFDDYPDISDRLRTVLAGGSLTAHEPRDRRTLLPITPVERHAHPAPVPGHGDVDEHAPAHLKVLRFRLDDGPVASLKLASGCDRRCAFCAIPSFRGAYLSRTPDEVLAEAEWLAGQGVRELVLVSENSSSYGKDLGDPRALEKLLPQLAAVPGIVRVRASYLQPAEMRPGLVEVLAGTPGVAPYFDLSFQHASEPLLRRMRRFGSTERFWDLLASARKIAPELGARTNVIVGFPGETEADVAELERFLTGADLDAIGVFGYSDEEGTEAVGLPDKVPTDEVDARVNRISALVDELVAQRAEDRLDSVVEVLVDRTDGDEVEGRAAHQAPEVDGSTALLAGGSVDPATLRPGDLVRARVTGTIGVDLTAVVERVLDPAAAGGQSGGRD from the coding sequence ATGCTCACCCTCGGGTGCGCCCGTAACGAGGTCGACTCCGAGGAGCTCGCCGCCCGCCTCGCCGCGGACGGCTGGCAGGTGACCGGCGACAGCGCCGACGCCGACGTGGTCCTCGTCAACACCTGCGGCTTCATCGAACAGGCCAAGCAGGACTCGATCGAGACGCTGCTGGACGCGGGGGAGAACGGCGCCAAGGTGGTGGCCGCCGGCTGCATGGCCGAGCGGTACGGGAAGCAGCTTGCGGACAGCCTGCCCGAGGCCGACGCGGTGCTCGGCTTCGACGACTATCCGGACATCTCCGACCGACTGCGCACCGTGCTCGCCGGCGGTTCGCTGACCGCGCACGAGCCCCGGGACCGGCGCACCCTGCTGCCCATCACCCCGGTCGAGCGGCACGCGCATCCGGCGCCGGTGCCCGGCCACGGTGACGTCGACGAGCACGCCCCGGCGCACCTGAAGGTGCTGCGCTTCCGGCTCGACGACGGCCCGGTCGCCTCGCTGAAGCTCGCCTCCGGCTGCGACCGGCGCTGCGCGTTCTGCGCCATCCCGTCGTTTCGCGGCGCGTACCTGTCGCGTACCCCGGACGAGGTGCTGGCCGAGGCGGAATGGTTGGCCGGGCAGGGCGTCCGGGAGCTGGTGCTGGTCAGCGAGAACTCCTCGTCGTACGGCAAGGATCTCGGCGATCCGCGGGCCCTGGAGAAGCTGCTGCCGCAGCTCGCCGCGGTGCCGGGCATCGTGCGGGTGCGGGCCAGCTACCTGCAGCCGGCCGAGATGCGTCCCGGCCTGGTCGAGGTGCTCGCCGGCACGCCCGGCGTCGCGCCCTACTTCGACCTGTCGTTCCAGCACGCGAGCGAGCCGCTGCTGCGCCGGATGCGCCGGTTCGGCTCCACCGAGCGGTTCTGGGACCTGCTCGCCTCGGCCCGCAAGATCGCGCCCGAGCTGGGCGCCCGAACCAACGTGATCGTCGGGTTCCCGGGGGAGACCGAGGCCGACGTCGCCGAGCTGGAGCGGTTCCTGACCGGCGCGGACCTGGACGCGATCGGGGTGTTCGGCTACAGCGACGAGGAGGGCACCGAGGCGGTCGGGCTGCCCGACAAGGTGCCCACCGACGAGGTGGACGCCCGGGTCAACCGGATCTCCGCGCTGGTCGACGAACTGGTCGCGCAGCGCGCCGAGGACCGGCTCGACAGCGTGGTCGAGGTGCTGGTCGACCGCACCGACGGCGACGAGGTCGAGGGCCGGGCGGCGCACCAGGCGCCGGAGGTCGACGGGAGCACCGCGCTGCTGGCGGGCGGCTCCGTGGACCCCGCGACGCTGCGTCCCGGTGATCTCGTCCGGGCCCGGGTGACCGGCACCATCGGGGTCGATCTGACCGCGGTGGTCGAGCGGGTACTCGACCCGGCGGCCGCCGGAGGGCAGAGTGGTGGCCGTGACTGA
- a CDS encoding CBU_0592 family membrane protein — protein sequence MTDILQIVGAVLVLAGFFASQIGAVDARSLAYLIVNALGSGVLAVLALLGHEWGFLLLEGVWCLVALASLLGVLGRARRQRPHLLRAGHRSAPTD from the coding sequence ATGACCGACATTTTGCAGATCGTGGGCGCTGTTCTGGTGCTCGCCGGATTCTTCGCCAGCCAGATCGGCGCCGTCGACGCCCGCTCACTGGCCTACCTGATCGTCAACGCGCTCGGCTCCGGAGTGCTCGCCGTGCTCGCACTGCTGGGGCACGAATGGGGCTTCCTGCTGCTCGAGGGCGTCTGGTGCCTGGTCGCGCTCGCCTCCCTGCTCGGGGTGCTCGGCCGGGCCCGACGGCAGCGCCCGCACCTGCTGCGGGCCGGACACCGCTCCGCACCCACCGACTGA
- a CDS encoding Hsp70 family protein, which translates to MAGAFLLGVDLGTSNTVAVLRWPDGHTRPLLFDGAELLPSAAFVDAAGVPSVGRDAVRAGRADPGRYEPNPKRRIDEETVLLGVSVPVVELLAAVLRRVADEAVRVAGELPPVVLTHPADWGAPRRDRLATAAARAGLTVAALLPEPVAAAAYFTAVLASTLPADGVLAVLDVGAGTTDAALVRLAPGGYQVLATAGLADLGGLDLDAALVDRIGTMLPDAPAPVDADAPAPVDADAPAPVEADALAPVEADRTGTPASGPPTGSTEGAASDDRPAVVEGAAPWMRLTEPSSPEDHRDRWLFWDDVRGAKEALSRLSSAPVHVPGAAALHLTRGEFEEVARPRLDRVVELLAGSIADAGLSAPQLTGVFLVGGASRVPMLAALLHERLGIAPVVLEQPELVVAEGALRVPPPPAGALPPQPPAWGAAPPAARRRIGYLMAVLVLAVLLLAAGGTTAVLGVDRLTSSPPTSWPDASVQAATATASKAVPAVLGYDYRSLDADVAAARKWCTGSMRANYTKTMTRLRKDISERHAMVSAQAKEIGVVSSATDTVTLLAYVDLHSTNRTSTEARLDQIRVRLVMRRTGDGWRIEKLESL; encoded by the coding sequence ATGGCGGGCGCGTTCCTACTCGGGGTGGATCTGGGCACCTCGAACACTGTCGCGGTGTTGCGATGGCCGGACGGCCACACCCGGCCACTGCTGTTCGACGGCGCCGAGTTGCTGCCGTCCGCGGCGTTCGTCGACGCCGCCGGCGTGCCCTCGGTCGGTCGCGACGCGGTGCGCGCCGGCCGCGCCGATCCCGGGCGGTACGAACCGAATCCCAAGCGCCGCATCGACGAGGAGACGGTGCTGCTCGGCGTTTCGGTGCCGGTGGTCGAGTTGCTCGCCGCCGTGCTGCGCCGGGTGGCCGACGAAGCGGTCCGGGTGGCCGGCGAACTGCCGCCGGTCGTACTGACCCATCCGGCCGACTGGGGCGCGCCCCGCCGCGACCGGCTCGCCACGGCGGCCGCGCGGGCCGGCTTGACGGTCGCCGCGCTGCTGCCGGAGCCGGTGGCCGCCGCCGCGTACTTCACCGCGGTGCTCGCGTCGACCCTGCCCGCGGATGGCGTTCTCGCCGTGCTCGACGTCGGCGCGGGCACCACCGACGCCGCGCTGGTCCGGCTGGCTCCGGGCGGTTACCAGGTGCTCGCCACGGCCGGTCTGGCCGACCTCGGCGGTCTCGACCTGGATGCCGCGCTGGTCGACCGGATCGGCACGATGCTGCCCGACGCGCCGGCACCGGTCGACGCCGACGCGCCGGCACCGGTCGACGCCGACGCGCCGGCACCGGTCGAGGCCGACGCGCTGGCGCCGGTCGAGGCCGACCGGACCGGCACGCCGGCGTCCGGGCCGCCGACCGGGTCCACCGAAGGGGCCGCCTCCGACGATCGGCCCGCGGTCGTCGAAGGCGCGGCGCCGTGGATGAGGCTGACCGAGCCGTCCTCGCCGGAGGACCACCGGGACCGCTGGTTGTTCTGGGACGACGTGCGCGGCGCGAAGGAGGCGCTGTCCCGGCTGTCGTCGGCGCCGGTGCACGTGCCCGGTGCAGCGGCGCTGCACCTGACCCGCGGCGAGTTCGAAGAGGTGGCGCGGCCCCGGCTCGACCGGGTGGTCGAACTGCTGGCTGGCTCGATCGCCGACGCGGGCCTGTCGGCACCGCAGCTGACCGGTGTCTTCCTGGTCGGCGGGGCCAGCCGGGTGCCGATGCTCGCCGCCCTGCTGCACGAGCGGCTCGGCATCGCCCCGGTGGTGTTGGAGCAACCGGAGCTGGTGGTCGCCGAGGGTGCGCTGCGGGTACCGCCGCCGCCGGCCGGCGCGTTGCCACCGCAACCACCGGCGTGGGGTGCGGCCCCGCCGGCGGCCAGACGCCGGATCGGGTACCTGATGGCCGTGCTGGTGCTGGCCGTGCTGCTGCTGGCGGCCGGCGGCACGACCGCGGTGCTCGGGGTCGACCGGTTGACCTCGTCGCCGCCCACCAGCTGGCCGGACGCTTCGGTGCAGGCCGCCACCGCCACGGCGAGCAAGGCGGTCCCGGCAGTACTCGGCTACGACTACCGGTCGCTCGACGCCGACGTGGCGGCCGCCCGCAAGTGGTGCACCGGGTCGATGCGGGCGAACTACACCAAGACCATGACGAGGCTGCGCAAGGACATCTCCGAGCGGCACGCGATGGTCTCCGCCCAGGCGAAGGAGATCGGCGTCGTGTCGTCCGCTACCGACACCGTGACGTTGCTGGCCTACGTGGACCTGCACAGCACCAACCGCACCAGTACCGAAGCCAGGCTCGATCAGATCCGGGTTCGGCTGGTCATGCGCCGTACCGGCGACGGTTGGCGGATCGAGAAGCTGGAGTCGCTGTGA
- a CDS encoding DNA translocase FtsK produces the protein MAGRTSATSRARTSAKKKTGTASRATPRRSPARRPARRKPKRSASARVASGAFGGLARGVGFLARAVGRQAATARELDPAHRRDGLGLALLAFGIVLAVAVWFHAAGPVGSWVAYAVRWVVGAAAAALPVLLAFAAVRVLRQAPDPAHRGRHLVGWSALLLAALGLLHLFRGGPGTADGRAYAGGIVGDLVGGLLARAVTSWVAVPLLVLLLLFGLLVVTATPLNRIPERFRRLRDLALGRAAAPAEDDADEADEVSGPPVRLRRPSRRRQGSRAEDPATVSPAGEEAADEPELPVQRKPRKKLTPPEHGPLPPPKVEQPVLSAAEGDYRLPPPELLRKGGPGKTRSRANDDAIAALQGVFEQFNVDAAVTGFTRGPTVTRYEIELGSGVKVERITQLSRNIAYAVKSPDVRIISPIPGKSAVGVEIPNTDREDVVLGDVLRSAEAAADPHPMVVALGKDIEGRNVVANLTKMPHLLVAGATGSGKSSCINSLLVSILARATPDQVRLLLVDPKRVELTSYEGIPHLVTPIVTNPKKAADALAWVVREMDMRYDDLAAAGVRHVDDFNRKVLKGEITAPPGSEREYRPYPYLLVIVDELADLMMVAPRDVEDAIVRITQLARAAGIHLVLATQRPSVDVVTGLIKANVPSRLAFSTSSLGDSRVILDQPGAEKLIGRGDGLFLPMGASKPVRLQGAWVTEPEIHDLVKYCIEQRQPEFRDDVLTVAQESKKKIDEDIGDDLDLLLQAAELVVTSQFGSTSMLQRKLRVGFAKAGRLMDLMETRGVVGPSEGSKARDVLIKPDELEDMLASIRGENG, from the coding sequence ATGGCTGGCCGCACGTCTGCCACGAGCCGTGCCCGCACCTCGGCGAAGAAGAAGACGGGTACGGCTAGCCGTGCCACCCCGCGCCGCAGCCCCGCCCGGCGCCCCGCTCGGCGCAAGCCGAAGCGGTCGGCGTCGGCGCGGGTCGCGAGCGGCGCGTTCGGCGGCCTGGCCCGTGGGGTCGGGTTCCTCGCCCGGGCGGTCGGTCGGCAGGCCGCCACCGCGCGTGAGCTGGACCCGGCGCACCGGCGCGACGGCCTCGGCCTCGCCCTGCTGGCGTTCGGTATCGTGCTGGCCGTCGCGGTCTGGTTCCACGCCGCCGGCCCGGTCGGCTCCTGGGTGGCGTACGCGGTGCGCTGGGTGGTCGGCGCGGCCGCCGCGGCGCTGCCGGTACTGCTGGCCTTCGCCGCCGTCCGGGTGCTGCGCCAGGCCCCCGACCCGGCGCACCGTGGCCGGCACCTGGTCGGCTGGAGCGCGCTGCTGCTCGCCGCGTTGGGGCTGCTGCACCTGTTCCGCGGGGGTCCGGGTACCGCGGACGGGCGGGCGTACGCCGGTGGCATCGTCGGCGACCTGGTCGGCGGCCTGCTGGCTCGCGCGGTGACCTCGTGGGTGGCGGTACCGCTGCTGGTCCTGCTGTTGCTGTTCGGCTTGTTGGTGGTGACCGCGACCCCGCTGAACCGGATCCCGGAGCGGTTCCGCCGGCTGCGTGATCTCGCCCTGGGCCGGGCCGCGGCGCCCGCCGAGGACGACGCGGACGAGGCGGACGAGGTCTCCGGGCCGCCGGTGCGGCTGCGCCGACCGTCCCGGCGCCGGCAGGGCAGCCGGGCCGAGGACCCGGCCACGGTGTCGCCGGCGGGCGAGGAGGCCGCCGACGAGCCGGAGCTGCCGGTCCAGCGCAAGCCGCGCAAGAAGCTGACCCCGCCGGAGCACGGTCCACTGCCACCGCCGAAGGTGGAGCAGCCGGTGCTCAGCGCGGCGGAGGGCGACTACCGGCTGCCGCCACCGGAACTGCTGCGCAAGGGCGGCCCCGGCAAGACCCGCAGCCGGGCCAACGACGACGCGATCGCCGCGCTGCAGGGCGTCTTCGAGCAGTTCAACGTGGACGCCGCGGTGACCGGGTTCACCCGTGGCCCGACGGTCACCCGGTACGAGATCGAGCTCGGCTCGGGGGTGAAGGTCGAGCGGATCACCCAGCTGTCGCGCAACATCGCCTACGCGGTGAAGAGCCCGGACGTGCGGATCATCAGCCCGATCCCGGGCAAGTCCGCGGTCGGCGTGGAGATCCCGAACACCGACCGGGAGGACGTGGTCCTCGGCGACGTGCTGCGCAGCGCCGAGGCCGCCGCCGATCCGCATCCGATGGTGGTGGCGCTGGGCAAGGACATCGAGGGCCGCAACGTGGTGGCCAACCTGACCAAGATGCCGCACCTCCTGGTCGCCGGCGCCACCGGTTCCGGCAAGTCGTCCTGCATCAACTCGCTGCTGGTGTCGATCCTGGCGCGGGCCACGCCGGACCAGGTGCGGCTGTTGCTGGTCGATCCGAAGCGGGTCGAGCTGACCAGCTACGAGGGCATCCCGCACCTGGTGACGCCGATCGTGACCAACCCGAAGAAGGCGGCGGACGCGCTTGCCTGGGTGGTCCGCGAGATGGACATGCGCTACGACGACCTGGCCGCGGCCGGGGTGCGGCACGTCGACGACTTCAACCGCAAGGTGCTCAAGGGCGAGATCACCGCGCCGCCCGGCAGCGAGCGCGAGTACCGGCCCTATCCGTACCTGCTGGTGATCGTGGACGAGCTGGCCGACCTGATGATGGTGGCGCCGCGCGACGTGGAGGACGCGATCGTGCGCATCACCCAGCTCGCCCGCGCCGCCGGCATCCACCTGGTACTCGCCACCCAGCGGCCGAGCGTCGACGTGGTCACCGGCCTGATCAAGGCGAACGTGCCGTCTCGGCTGGCGTTCTCCACCTCGTCGCTGGGCGACTCCCGGGTCATCCTGGACCAGCCCGGCGCGGAGAAGCTGATCGGCCGCGGCGACGGGCTGTTCCTGCCGATGGGCGCGAGCAAGCCGGTCCGGTTGCAGGGCGCCTGGGTCACCGAGCCGGAGATCCACGACCTGGTCAAGTACTGCATCGAGCAGCGGCAGCCGGAGTTCCGCGACGACGTGCTGACGGTCGCCCAGGAGAGCAAGAAGAAGATCGACGAGGACATCGGCGACGACCTCGACCTGCTGTTGCAGGCGGCCGAGCTGGTGGTGACCTCGCAGTTCGGCTCGACCTCGATGCTGCAGCGCAAGCTGCGCGTCGGGTTCGCCAAGGCCGGCCGGCTGATGGACCTGATGGAGACCCGCGGCGTCGTCGGCCCGTCGGAGGGCTCGAAGGCGCGCGACGTGCTGATCAAGCCGGACGAGCTGGAGGACATGCTGGCCAGCATCCGCGGCGAGAACGGCTGA
- a CDS encoding DUF2784 domain-containing protein, whose translation MGYRWLGWALVAVHFGYLAYLLLGGFVAIRRPRTLVLHLLAAGWAVVVVAGHLSCPLTAAQDAARHAAGLPPLTGGFLASYVRGVLYPSGAETLAQVLLGTVVLVSWVLVALRWWRPAWQRRSGRRSG comes from the coding sequence ATGGGCTATCGATGGCTCGGCTGGGCGCTGGTCGCCGTGCACTTCGGCTACCTGGCGTACCTGCTGCTCGGCGGTTTCGTCGCGATCCGCCGGCCGCGCACGCTCGTGCTGCACCTGCTCGCCGCCGGGTGGGCGGTCGTGGTGGTCGCGGGCCACCTGTCCTGCCCGCTGACCGCCGCGCAGGACGCCGCCCGGCATGCCGCCGGGCTGCCGCCGCTGACCGGTGGCTTCCTGGCCAGTTACGTGCGCGGGGTGCTCTACCCCAGCGGCGCCGAGACGCTCGCCCAGGTACTGCTCGGCACGGTGGTACTCGTCTCCTGGGTGCTGGTGGCGCTGCGCTGGTGGCGCCCGGCCTGGCAGCGCCGGTCCGGCCGGCGTAGCGGCTGA